A DNA window from Synchiropus splendidus isolate RoL2022-P1 chromosome 2, RoL_Sspl_1.0, whole genome shotgun sequence contains the following coding sequences:
- the LOC128754732 gene encoding ependymin-like yields MKTTGVLSLLALLVAVCAAQAPKPCVSPPLLHGGFTTMSDDGLMASTGTMSYDAFGQRVKMSVSNLTGNGTSPIQRVLLFGKKVMYEINWRTFSCRMKRLNATFQPMRVPEDAQLLGQVVMGSSSSFGMGVLVNNWFGTLPGNALYTFVFTEVGCIPVAYSIFTPEEGWHTISTFNWVLGTVDPGDYILPFFCRKAKLEESDAPETMLTALKSLVREAKGMK; encoded by the exons ATGAAGACCACCGGCGTGTTGTCTTTGCTGGCCCTGTTGGTGGCCGTCTGTGCTGCTCAGGCCCCCAAACCCTGTG TGTCTCCCCCTCTGCTGCATGGAGGCTTCACGACG ATGTCTGATGATGGACTCATGGCGTCGACAGGAACCATGTCCTACGATGCTTTCGGTCAGAGGGTGAAGATGTCCGTGTCAAACCTGACAGGAAATGGAACCTCGCCCATTCAGCGGGTGCTGCTCTTTGGCAAG AAAGTCATGTATGAAATCAACTGGAGGACGTTCTCCTGCAGGATGAAGCGACTGAACGCAACCTTCCAACCCATGCGTGTCCCTGAAGACGCCCAGCTGTTGGGTCAGGTGGTCAtgggctcctcctccagcttcggCATGGGAGTGCTGGTCAACAACTGGTTTGGCACGCTGCCAGGCAACG CCCTATACACGTTTGTCTTCACAGAGGTCGGCTGCATCCCAGTGGCTTACTCCATCTTCACCCCTGAGGAGGGATGGCATACGATCAG CACCTTCAACTGGGTGCTTGGCACCGTGGACCCTGGGGATTATATCCTTCCATTCTTCTGCCGCAAAGCCAAGCTGGAGGAGTCGGACGCCCCTGAGACCATGCTGACCGCTCTGAAGTCTCTGGTCCGAGAGGCCAAGGGCATGAAGTGA